One genomic segment of Deinococcota bacterium includes these proteins:
- the murJ gene encoding murein biosynthesis integral membrane protein MurJ: MPGRHLMQTPKPRPQARRSGARGALTLMVGTLASRLSGLLRQTLMVNLFAQEVLAAFLVATRIPNLFRELLAEGALSNAFVPVYRSLPPEERRELSGALLKLLLGVNALLVGAAMWAAPAVVTLLLGGTATDIDYDLTVRLTRLVFPFLAAISLAALIMGILNAEERFAAPAWAPVAFNAVTIALMLLFPGQATTLAVAFVLGGVAQLFVQVPALLGLGVFPALAAPWHRSLGRVLVLAGPFTFTTGARQLLNLVAYRVLNTLPSASANVVAFENANLVFMLALALFSVSPAVAFYSRLSADAHEAPEAFSHTLLSGLRLISFLTVPAGLFTLVLAGPAIETLFNWSGRVDPDYRLMLSLSASALAPLGLAIFPWGVNNLLIRPFYVRENIRTPVMINVVFISLNALLYFLLAPRYGLVGMSWSTVLVGWLQLAVLLFWMRRDEGLEVAAFVRHAARVWLAAGFGAGLAYLALLLVAFPAGWPGFGLQAALGGGVAALTFGAAAAALRLPELEPLVSRFGR, from the coding sequence GTGCCCGGTAGGCATCTGATGCAGACCCCCAAACCTCGCCCCCAGGCGCGCCGGTCCGGTGCGCGCGGCGCGCTGACCCTGATGGTCGGCACCCTGGCGAGCCGGCTCAGCGGCCTCTTGCGCCAGACGCTCATGGTCAACCTCTTTGCGCAGGAGGTGCTGGCCGCCTTTTTGGTCGCCACCCGCATTCCCAACCTGTTTCGCGAGCTTCTGGCCGAGGGGGCGCTCAGCAACGCCTTCGTGCCGGTCTACAGGTCGCTGCCGCCGGAAGAGCGCCGCGAGCTCTCAGGCGCCCTCCTCAAGCTTCTTTTGGGCGTCAACGCCCTGCTCGTCGGCGCGGCGATGTGGGCGGCGCCCGCGGTCGTGACGCTGCTGCTGGGCGGCACCGCCACCGATATCGACTACGACCTCACCGTGCGGCTCACCCGCTTGGTCTTTCCCTTTCTGGCGGCCATCTCCCTGGCCGCGCTCATCATGGGCATCCTGAACGCCGAGGAGCGCTTCGCGGCGCCGGCCTGGGCGCCCGTGGCCTTCAACGCCGTCACCATCGCCCTGATGCTGCTCTTTCCCGGTCAGGCGACCACGCTGGCCGTCGCCTTCGTGCTGGGCGGAGTAGCGCAACTCTTCGTGCAGGTGCCGGCGCTCCTTGGGCTCGGCGTCTTTCCCGCGCTCGCCGCCCCGTGGCACCGGAGCCTGGGCCGCGTTCTCGTCCTGGCGGGGCCCTTTACCTTTACCACCGGCGCCCGGCAGCTTCTCAACCTCGTCGCCTACCGGGTGCTCAACACCCTTCCCAGCGCCTCGGCCAACGTGGTGGCCTTTGAGAACGCCAACCTCGTCTTCATGCTCGCCCTGGCGCTCTTCAGCGTCTCGCCGGCGGTCGCCTTCTATTCGCGGCTGAGCGCCGACGCCCACGAGGCGCCCGAAGCGTTCTCCCACACGCTGCTGAGCGGCCTCCGGCTGATCAGCTTCCTGACGGTTCCGGCGGGCCTCTTCACCCTCGTGCTGGCCGGCCCGGCGATCGAGACGCTCTTCAACTGGAGCGGCCGGGTGGACCCGGACTACCGGCTCATGCTGAGCCTCTCCGCCTCAGCCCTCGCTCCCCTGGGGCTGGCGATCTTTCCCTGGGGCGTCAACAACCTGCTGATCAGGCCCTTCTACGTCCGCGAGAACATCCGCACGCCCGTCATGATCAACGTCGTCTTCATCTCGCTGAACGCCCTGCTCTACTTCCTGCTGGCGCCGCGCTACGGCCTCGTCGGCATGTCCTGGAGCACGGTGCTGGTGGGCTGGCTGCAGCTCGCCGTCCTGCTCTTTTGGATGCGCCGCGACGAAGGGCTCGAGGTCGCGGCCTTCGTCCGTCACGCCGCCAGGGTGTGGCTGGCCGCTGGCTTCGGCGCGGGGCTCGCCTATCTCGCCCTGCTGCTCGTCGCCTTTCCAGCGGGCTGGCCCGGCTTCGGCCTGCAAGCGGCTCTCGGCGGAGGCGTGGCCGCTCTGACCTTTGGTGCGGCCGCTGCGGCCTTGCGCCTGCCCGAGCTCGAGCCCTTGGTGAGCCGCTTTGGGCGCTAG
- a CDS encoding class I SAM-dependent methyltransferase, with the protein MYRRVIADLRRAYDRSAEEREGSGLSAWKERERDEFLGYLHGEGKRTLLELGAGPGRDGRFFQERGLTVTCTDLSPEMVRLCRAKGLEAQVMDFLSLDFPAASFDAVYALNSLLHVPKETLPAVLGVVRTLLKPAGLFYMGVYGGQDFEGVWPEDPHDPKRFFAYYRDRGVLERLMVLFDLEYFRRVEVERGADFHFQSLIVRAPAAR; encoded by the coding sequence ATGTACCGCCGCGTCATCGCCGATTTGCGAAGGGCTTACGACCGCAGCGCCGAGGAGCGGGAGGGAAGCGGTCTTTCCGCGTGGAAGGAAAGGGAGCGGGACGAGTTTCTCGGCTACCTGCACGGGGAGGGCAAGCGCACGCTGCTCGAGCTCGGCGCGGGACCGGGGCGCGACGGCAGGTTCTTTCAGGAGCGCGGCCTGACGGTGACCTGCACGGACCTGTCGCCGGAGATGGTCCGGCTCTGCCGCGCCAAGGGCCTCGAGGCGCAGGTCATGGACTTTTTGAGCCTCGACTTCCCGGCGGCCTCGTTCGACGCCGTCTACGCTCTGAACAGCCTGCTGCACGTTCCCAAGGAAACCTTGCCTGCGGTGCTGGGGGTCGTCCGCACCCTGCTGAAGCCGGCCGGCCTCTTCTATATGGGCGTTTACGGCGGGCAGGACTTCGAGGGCGTCTGGCCCGAGGACCCGCACGACCCCAAGCGCTTTTTCGCCTACTACCGCGACCGGGGGGTGCTCGAGCGGCTCATGGTCCTCTTCGACCTCGAGTACTTTCGGCGGGTGGAGGTCGAAAGGGGCGCGGACTTTCACTTTCAGTCGCTGATCGTCCGGGCTCCTGCGGCCCGCTAG